The Oncorhynchus kisutch isolate 150728-3 unplaced genomic scaffold, Okis_V2 Okis07a-Okis12b_hom, whole genome shotgun sequence genome includes a region encoding these proteins:
- the LOC109880712 gene encoding N-acetylaspartate synthetase isoform X1 has translation MEDNNNQVKRKCHQKGKNGFRTDRVVVRKFESADYPDVERIFIDGLMEMVPDTAFRGLKHHPESLLLYAAMTIVCFIATKSFLLTCLVPLAVLCARCYYSRRVALGYLERAKLTDMGDIEGHYMKTPDSCLWVAVLEGSVVGVVAVCALRGEAGTVELHRMSVDRRCRQRGVGVALGRKVLQYAADRGYLSVVLGTTAYSPAAHQLYQTLGFRCVGVTKGYATPGVSQSVPEQLFYRVSHHHYRKDMTFHNTNTHSQQ, from the exons ATGGAAGACAACAACAACCAAGTGAAGAGAAAGTGCCATCAGAAAGGGAAGAATGGATTTAGAACGGACCGTGTGGTTGTGCGTAAATTCGAAAGCGCTGACTATCCGGACGTCGAGCGCATATTCATTGACGGGCTGATGGAGATGGTTCCGGATACCGCGTTTAGAGGGTTAAAACATCACCCTGAGAGCCTGCTCCTGTACGCCGCTATGACAA TTGTTTGTTTTATTGCGACCAAGTCGTTCTTGCTGACTTGTTTGGTGCCTCTCGCTGTCCTGTGCGCGCGCTGCTACTACAGCAGGAGAGTTGCCCTTGGTTACCTGGAGCGCGCCAAACTCACGGATATGGGCGACATCGAGGGACATTACATGAAAACTCCAG ACTCCTGTCTGTGGGTTGCAGTGCTGGAGGGCAGTGTGGTGGGTGTAGTGGCGGTCTGTGCCCTGCGGGGGGAAGCTGGCACTGTGGAGCTGCATCGCATGTCGGTGGACCGGCGCTGTCGGCAACGTGGGGTTGGCGTTGCCCTCGGGCGGAAGGTTCTACAATATGCAGCGGACCGTGGCTACCTCTCTGTCGTCTTGGGAACCACGGCCTACTCGCCGGCTGCTCACCAGCTATACCAGACTCTGGGGTTCCGATGCGTCGGCGTCACCAAGGGATACGCCACGCCTGGCGTGAGCCAGTCGGTACCGGAGCAGCTCTTCTACCGGGTCAGTCATCACCACTACCGGAAGGACATGACCTTTCACAATACTAACACTCACAGCCAGCAGTGA
- the LOC109880712 gene encoding N-acetylaspartate synthetase isoform X2: MGDIEGHYMKTPDSCLWVAVLEGSVVGVVAVCALRGEAGTVELHRMSVDRRCRQRGVGVALGRKVLQYAADRGYLSVVLGTTAYSPAAHQLYQTLGFRCVGVTKGYATPGVSQSVPEQLFYRVSHHHYRKDMTFHNTNTHSQQ; encoded by the exons ATGGGCGACATCGAGGGACATTACATGAAAACTCCAG ACTCCTGTCTGTGGGTTGCAGTGCTGGAGGGCAGTGTGGTGGGTGTAGTGGCGGTCTGTGCCCTGCGGGGGGAAGCTGGCACTGTGGAGCTGCATCGCATGTCGGTGGACCGGCGCTGTCGGCAACGTGGGGTTGGCGTTGCCCTCGGGCGGAAGGTTCTACAATATGCAGCGGACCGTGGCTACCTCTCTGTCGTCTTGGGAACCACGGCCTACTCGCCGGCTGCTCACCAGCTATACCAGACTCTGGGGTTCCGATGCGTCGGCGTCACCAAGGGATACGCCACGCCTGGCGTGAGCCAGTCGGTACCGGAGCAGCTCTTCTACCGGGTCAGTCATCACCACTACCGGAAGGACATGACCTTTCACAATACTAACACTCACAGCCAGCAGTGA